A window of the Brassica napus cultivar Da-Ae chromosome A2, Da-Ae, whole genome shotgun sequence genome harbors these coding sequences:
- the LOC125588803 gene encoding classical arabinogalactan protein 1-like — protein sequence MAFSKSLGFILLAAIFVSFTVAQSPAPAPSSGGGRRISPAHSPKKALSPAQAVSPSPQTALTPESSASPPSPPSVDSPLADSPSDSSAVSPSSISNSPAQAPAPVSGAVSNSYAVFGSVAVMLSAVVLAM from the coding sequence aTGGCATTCTCAAAATCTCTAGGGTTCATTCTTCTCGCTGCCATCTTCGTTTCCTTCACGGTGGCTCAATCTCCGGCTCCAGCTCCATCTAGCGGCGGAGGAAGGAGGATCTCACCGGCGCATTCACCTAAGAAGGCGTTATCTCCTGCACAAGCTGTCTCTCCTTCTCCTCAAACCGCGTTGACTCCAGAATCATCCGCCTCTCCTCCATCGCCACCTTCGGTTGATTCTCCTTTAGCTGATTCTCCTTCAGATTCATCGGCTGTTTCTCCCTCTTCGATCTCTAACTCGCCGGCTCAAGCTCCCGCTCCTGTAAGCGGCGCCGTTTCGAACAGCTACGCCGTGTTTGGATCCGTCGCTGTTATGTTATCCGCCGTCGTTTTGGCTATGTAG
- the LOC106404847 gene encoding transcription factor SAC51-like, with product MPLDTRQWDLPPQACFEDTAARFLPDAAELQAHCLQPPPFKWSLDKESCGKRFSLSDMRSWCAAAAATTPHGGALESSSQKRLMILDQSGNQTRLFQCPFPLTAEPVKLSELDEHYGQESEMHEDTEEINALLYSDEEDCESDDEVMSTGHSPYQQVCNKRVSEEIDAPCKRQKLLDISQEDTGSGLSDEQSRKDKIRTALKILESIVPGAKGNQALLLLDEAIDYLKLLKQDLNHC from the coding sequence ATGCCTCTTGATACCAGACAATGGGATTTGCCTCCTCAAGCTTGCTTTGAGGATACAGCAGCTCGGTTCCTCCCTGATGCAGCTGAGCTTCAGGCCCACTGTTTGCAGCCACCACCATTCAAGTGGAGTCTTGATAAGGAGTCTTGTGGGAAACGATTCTCTCTATCTGACATGAGGTCTTGGTgcgctgctgctgctgctactACTCCACATGGAGGAGCATTAGAGTCTTCTTCTCAGAAAAGACTAATGATATTAGATCAGTCAGGGAACCAGACTCGTCTATTCCAATGTCCCTTTCCCCTAACTGCAGAACCAGTTAAACTCTCTGAGCTTGATGAGCACTATGGACAAGAATCTGAAATGCATGAAGACACTGAGGAGATCAATGCATTGCTCTATTCAGATGAAGAAGATTGCGAGAGCGATGATGAAGTAATGAGCACTGGTCACTCTCCTTATCAACAAGTTTGCAACAAAAGGGTATCAGAAGAAATAGATGCTCCTTGTAAAAGGCAGAAGCTACTAGACATCAGTCAAGAAGACACTGGTTCTGGTCTGAGCGACGAGCAGTCAAGAAAAGACAAGATCCGCACAGCTCTGAAGATACTTGAGAGCATAGTTCCAGGTGCAAAAGGGAACCAAGCTCTCTTACTTCTAGACGAAGCCATTGATTACCTAAAGCTACTGAAACAAGACTTAAACCATTGCTAG
- the LOC125588808 gene encoding uncharacterized protein LOC125588808, whose amino-acid sequence MAGGGNRAEADRWLVTSEKLLASSDLHGAKSFAIRACESDPTRAQAADYILAICDILIAGEIRVTASNLPDWYSVLRLGRLTQSPEHVATQYRRLALLLNPSVNRLPFADKAFELVSDAWRVLSDPIRKSSYDRALQPSQLGQLGGASQLGGSFWTACPYCFVLFEYPRDYEECVMKCRDCKRAFQAVRIQKPPVVVEGEEDVYFCSWSVFPLGFSGEFNQAPATRTRWSPISPLIACPKKRKEPASPRVFYDDEDDDDDVYVAISDDDDEVAVDTGKGKGKEPVVVSRPVHHNNGSRKRSGAGGGKSVGRLDLNVELSNDVEEGGGVSGRRESNREVDNIIEGIGFFEGLDEFLSSLPILSVVGDDKIKAT is encoded by the coding sequence ATGGCAGGCGGCGGTAACAGAGCGGAGGCGGATCGGTGGCTCGTAACCTCAGAGAAGCTACTCGCGTCCTCCGACCTCCACGGAGCCAAATCCTTCGCGATCCGCGCCTGCGAATCCGACCCGACCCGAGCCCAAGCCGCCGACTACATCCTCGCGATCTGCGACATCCTCATCGCCGGAGAGATCCGCGTAACCGCCTCCAACCTCCCCGACTGGTACTCCGTCCTCCGTCTCGGGCGGTTGACTCAGAGCCCCGAGCACGTCGCGACTCAGTACCGCAGGCTCGCTCTCCTCCTCAACCCCTCCGTCAACCGCCTCCCCTTCGCCGACAAGGCCTTCGAACTCGTCTCCGACGCCTGGCGCGTCCTCTCCGATCCGATTCGCAAATCGTCCTACGACCGCGCGCTTCAGCCGAGTCAACTCGGTCAACTCGGTGGAGCGAGTCAACTCGGAGGGAGTTTCTGGACGGCGTGTCCGTACTGCTTCGTGCTCTTCGAGTACCCGAGGGACTACGAGGAGTGCGTGATGAAGTGTCGAGATTGTAAAAGAGCGTTTCAAGCCGTGAGGATTCAGAAGCCTCCCGTCGTcgttgaaggagaagaagatgtttaCTTCTGCTCGTGGAGTGTGTTTCCGTTAGGATTCTCCGGTGAGTTTAATCAAGCTCCAGCAACGAGGACCAGGTGGTCGCCTATCTCGCCTCTCATCGCGTGCCCCAAGAAGAGGAAAGAACCTGCTTCTCCGAGAGTCTTTTAcgatgatgaggatgatgatgatgacgtgTACGTTGCGatctctgatgatgatgatgaggtgGCAGTGGATACTGGTAAAGGGAAAGGGAAAGAACCGGTTGTTGTGTCTAGACCGGTTCATCATAATAATGGTAGTAGGAAAAGAAGTGGAGCTGGAGGAGGTAAGAGCGTGGGGAGGTTGGATTTGAATGTGGAGCTGAGTAATGACGTGGAGGAGGGTGGTGGGGTTAGTGGGAGAAGGGAGAGCAACAGGGAGGTGGATAATATTATCGAAGGGATTGGCTTCTTTGAGGGGCTTGATGAGTTTTTGAGTAGCTTGCCCATTCTTTCTGTTGTTGGTGATGATAAGATCAAGGCTACTTAG
- the LOC125588805 gene encoding pentatricopeptide repeat-containing protein At5g64320, mitochondrial-like, which translates to MLARSKLALHLSIRRSHSLPPPSRYLITNAFAAAAGDDQNDTSSSDSANEWENLLKPYDLSSLSTSLPKITPSQLSTLLSLPLDVPTSLALFSRTGSQPGYRHTFLSYQSLIRKLGSQSQFEAIDKLLLQMKDEGICFKESIFISIMRDYARSNLPGQTIRLLLEMRSVFSCSPTFRSYNVVLEILVSAGCYKVAANVFDDMLSRRIPPTLFTFGVVIKALCAINEIDSGLSLLRDMTKHGCVPNSVIYQTLIHSLSKCSRVNEALQLLEEMLLMGCVPDAETFNDVIFGLCKFERINEAAKMVNRMLMRGFAPDDITYGYLMNGLCKIGRVDAAKDLFSRVPKPSIVIFNTLFHGFVTQGRLDDAKSLLSDSHGLVPDVCTFNSLIYGYLKKGLVGLALEVFRDMRVRGCKPNVFSYTIFFDGFCKLGRIDEAFDVLRDMSADGLKLNTAGYNCLISALCKEHRVSEAIDVFKEMPSKGCKPDAYTFNTMIAGLCEVDEIDHALWLHRDMISEGVVANTVTYNTLIKAFLRRGEIKEARKLVNEMVFQGSPLDEITYNGLIEGLCRAGEVDKARSLFEKMLRDGVVPSNISCNILINGLCRNGKVEEAVEFQREMVHRGTTPDIVTFNSLINGLCRAGRIGDGVAMFEKLRDEGISPDAVTYNTLMSWLCKGGFVEDACFLLEEGVQEGFVPNCRSWSILLRSLVPQETLDRQRFYEVVL; encoded by the coding sequence ATGCTCGCGAGATCAAAGCTTGCTCTACACCTGAGCATAAGAAGATCACACTCTCTCCCTCCACCCTCCCGTTACCTTATCACCAACGCTTTCGCCGCCGCCGCCGGCGATGATCAAAACGATACCTCCTCCTCCGATTCAGCCAACGAATGGGAGAACCTTCTCAAACCCTACGACCTCTCCTCCCTCTCAACCTCCCTCCCCAAGATCACACCTTCGCAGCTCTCCACCCTCCTCTCCCTCCCCCTCGACGTCCCCACCTCCCTCGCCCTCTTCTCCCGAACCGGCTCCCAACCGGGCTACCGCCACACCTTCCTCTCCTACCAATCCCTAATCCGCAAGCTCGGATCCCAATCCCAGTTCGAAGCCATCGACAAACTCCTCCTCCAGATGAAAGACGAAGGCATCTGCTTCAAAGAATCGATCTTTATCTCCATCATGAGAGACTACGCCAGATCTAATCTCCCAGGGCAGACCATTCGGCTGCTCCTGGAGATGCGGAGCGTCTTCTCCTGCTCACCCACTTTCAGATCTTACAACGTGGTCCTAGAGATTCTGGTCTCCGCAGGTTGTTACAAAGTTGCAGCCAACGTGTTCGACGATATGCTCAGCAGAAGAATCCCCCCGACGCTTTTCACTTTCGGTGTCGTGATAAAAGCGTTATGTGCCATTAACGAGATTGATTCGGGTTTGTCTTTACTTAGAGACATGACGAAGCATGGGTGTGTTCCCAACTCGGTGATCTACCAGACGCTTATACATTCTTTATCGAAGTGTAGTAGAGTGAACGAAGcgcttcagcttcttgaagaGATGCTTTTGATGGGATGTGTGCCTGACGCTGAGACGTTTAATGATGTTATCTTTGGGCTTTGTAAGTTTGAGAGGATTAATGAAGCTGCGAAGATGGTGAATAGGATGTTGATGAGAGGGTTTGCTCCTGATGATATAACGTATGGTTATTTGATGAATGGGTTGTGTAAGATAGGGAGGGTTGATGCTGCGAAAGATCTGTTTAGTAGAGTTCCGAAGCCGAGTATTGTTATCTTCAACACTCTTTTTCACGGGTTTGTGACTCAGGGGAGGCTTGATGATGCTAAATCTCTTTTGTCTGATTCTCATGGTCTTGTTCCTGATGTCTGCACGTTTAACTCGTTGATATATGGATACTTGAAGAAGGGTCTTGTAGGCTTAGCTTTAGAGGTTTTTCGCGATATGAGGGTTAGAGGATGTAAGCCTAATGTATTCTCTTATACAATCTTCTTTGATGGTTTCTGTAAACTAGGACGGATAGATGAAGCATTCGATGTTCTGAGAGACATGTCTGCGGATGGGTTGAAACTCAACACTGCTGGTTACAACTGTTTgatatctgctttgtgtaaagAGCATCGAGTCTCTGAAGCCATCGATGTTTTCAAAGAGATGCCGAGTAAAGGGTGTAAGCCTGACGCGTATACGTTCAATACGATGATAGCTGGACTCTGCGAGGTCGATGAGATCGACCACGCCTTGTGGCTGCACAGAGACATGATCTCAGAAGGTGTAGTTGCCAACACTGTTACTTACAATACATTGATCAAGGCCTTTCTCAGAAGAGGAGAGATTAAAGAAGCTCGTAAGCTGGTTAATGAGATGGTTTTCCAGGGCTCTCCGCTTGACGAGATAACGTATAATGGTCTGATAGAAGGTTTGTGCAGGGCAGGGGAGGTTGATAAGGCGAGGAGCTTGTTCGAGAAGATGTTGAGAGATGGGGTTGTGCCGAGCAACATCTCCTGCAACATACTTATAAACGGGCTGTGCAGGAACGGGAAAGTGGAGGAAGCGGTTGAGTTTCAGAGAGAGATGGTTCACAGGGGGACCACGCCGGATATTGTGACGTTTAACAGTTTGATAAACGGTCTGTGCAGGGCTGGGAGGATTGGTGATGGTGTGGCGATGTTTGAGAAGCTTCGGGACGAAGGGATATCGCCTGATGCGGTGACGTATAACACTTTGATGAGTTGGTTGTGCAAAGGAGGTTTTGTTGAGGATGCTTGTTTTCTTCTGGAGGAAGGTGTTCAAGAAGGTTTTGTTCCGAATTGTAGAAGTTGgtccattttgttgaggagtCTTGTTCCTCAAGAAACATTAGATAGACAGAGATTTTATGAAGTAGTTCTCTGA